One Alteromonas sp. KC3 DNA segment encodes these proteins:
- a CDS encoding stress protein yields the protein MKEVHPDRLSQTLAKAYEFDIKALLSKAARLTKSNFGTLLQGSVVLFLTFVVLGVFAQQYITVHDDGTYIFEHQSIIEIAAICIVAPLLTGLYMIGVTQARGLKTSVFTIFQYFPLLFLLALTQLVNSILVQLGLVLLLLPGIYFYIASSFALMLVADRKMTPISAIILSCRVFNAYWSQIAAVFVVFTLLFITAPLTLGFSLIWVLPFYFSMMGLLYQELIGEQGQRTDASENDVNESSFDA from the coding sequence GTGAAAGAAGTACATCCAGACCGTCTTAGTCAAACGTTAGCAAAAGCCTATGAGTTCGACATTAAAGCACTTTTGTCAAAAGCTGCGCGCTTGACGAAAAGCAATTTTGGAACCTTACTGCAGGGCAGTGTAGTGCTGTTTCTAACCTTTGTTGTACTTGGTGTTTTTGCACAGCAATACATTACTGTCCATGATGATGGAACGTACATCTTCGAGCACCAATCTATTATTGAAATTGCCGCTATATGTATCGTCGCGCCACTACTGACGGGTCTATACATGATAGGTGTTACCCAAGCGCGTGGTCTTAAAACCTCGGTTTTTACTATTTTTCAGTATTTCCCTTTATTGTTTTTGTTAGCGTTGACGCAACTTGTAAACAGTATTCTGGTACAACTTGGTTTGGTGTTACTCCTGCTACCAGGGATCTATTTCTATATAGCATCATCGTTTGCGCTTATGTTGGTTGCCGATAGAAAAATGACGCCCATAAGCGCAATTATTTTGTCGTGTCGCGTATTTAATGCCTATTGGTCTCAGATTGCTGCTGTTTTTGTTGTGTTTACACTACTATTCATAACGGCACCACTTACGTTGGGATTCTCGCTTATATGGGTTTTGCCTTTTTATTTTAGTATGATGGGCTTGCTCTATCAGGAACTGATTGGGGAG